From the genome of Sphaerochaeta sp.:
GCGATGATCGGCGACTGTTCGAACAGATCCTTGATGCCACGCACATCCATGCTTAGGTTCCGCCTTTATCCACCCAACTTTCCCGTTGCGGGAGCACGGAGACATGGCTTTTGTCATCCAACCGGACCCGAACGGTTCCATTGTACAACGTATGGTAGAATGTAGCTCCATACTTCACGTAATCACGATACACGTCCATGCTTCCCATGACATCGTTCATCGCCACGACCACCTGGGGATGCACCGTTTTGATCCACTTGCGTTGGTTGGACGTATCGATCCCATGATGGTTCGCCTTGGCTACAACGCTCTTCAACGCATCCCCATAGAGATCCAACACCTCGCGTTCCGCAGAGCGGTAAAGATCCCCGCAGAGCAACACGGTGCTCGTCCCATATGTCAGACGCAACGCAATGGAATGGTCATTGATGAACTGGGTGGCGTTCATGGGATATCCCTTCGGATAGGATATCTTTTCTCCCTCAGGCCACAGCACCTCAACCTTCACCGCATCACCCAGCATGAACGAATCCCCTTTCGCCACTACCTGGACCGGGAGATTGTGCGTCTTGATCGCAGCATCGAACGCCCGGGTGTACTGGGTATCGTACGCCAACGCGGACCGATACACCGTTCCGATTTCATACGTGTCAGCCACCTCAGGGAACGCACCCAGATGATCAATATGCGGATGGGTGTTGAGGAAGATGTCAATCCGCTTCAAGCCCAGCGCGTCCATCACCCGGCGTACATCCTTACCCGAATCAGGATGGCCGCAATCGACCATCATCACCTTCCCATCCGGACTGATGATGATGGTGCAATCCCCGCTCTTGTCCTTGCTGCCTTCCGGAACATCCAGATCCACGAAGTACAATGTGAGGTTTCCCGCATTCGACGAGCGGTCCACCACCTCGGCGAATTGGTCAGCACGGTCCGCGGCGAACAGGGAGAACGCCGCCACCAGCATGAGAAGGATCGCAACAACCTTCCGTTTCATTTCGCTCCATCCAGATACTGTCGGCACACCGTGCAGTAGTTGGAAATCACCCCGTCAACACCCCAGGCTGCAAGTTGTTCAAGCGGCCCCATGGCGTCAACCGTCCATACATTCATCTTTACGTGATGGGCCTTCAACTCAGCCACCGCTGCATCAGTGAGCGCCTCATAACTAGGATGATAGTACTCAAATCCATATTTCTCACAGTAATAGCCCGCATTGACGATCCCCTGTTTGCCAATCAGAGCGCCGACGGGAATCTGTGGCGCGAGCCGCTTCGTCTCCACCAACGAAAGATGGTTGAACGACGAGAACATCAC
Proteins encoded in this window:
- a CDS encoding MBL fold metallo-hydrolase, producing the protein MKRKVVAILLMLVAAFSLFAADRADQFAEVVDRSSNAGNLTLYFVDLDVPEGSKDKSGDCTIIISPDGKVMMVDCGHPDSGKDVRRVMDALGLKRIDIFLNTHPHIDHLGAFPEVADTYEIGTVYRSALAYDTQYTRAFDAAIKTHNLPVQVVAKGDSFMLGDAVKVEVLWPEGEKISYPKGYPMNATQFINDHSIALRLTYGTSTVLLCGDLYRSAEREVLDLYGDALKSVVAKANHHGIDTSNQRKWIKTVHPQVVVAMNDVMGSMDVYRDYVKYGATFYHTLYNGTVRVRLDDKSHVSVLPQRESWVDKGGT